A DNA window from Bos mutus isolate GX-2022 chromosome 11, NWIPB_WYAK_1.1, whole genome shotgun sequence contains the following coding sequences:
- the LRRTM4 gene encoding leucine-rich repeat transmembrane neuronal protein 4, giving the protein MGFHLITQLRGMRVVLVLLPTLLLVMLTGAQRACPKNCRCDGKIVYCESHAFADIPENISGGSQGLSLRFNSIQKLKSNQFASLNQLIWLYLDHNYISSVDEDAFQGIRRLKELILSSNKITYLHNKTFHPVPNLRSLDLSYNKLQSLQSEQFKGLRKLIILHLRSNSLKTVPIRVFQDCRNLDFLDLGYNRLRSLSRNAFAGLLKLKELHLEHNQFSKINFAHFPRLFNLRSIYLQWNRIRSISQGLTWTWSSLHNLDLSGNDIQGIEPGTFKCLPNLQKLNLDSNKLTNISQETVNAWISLISITLSGNMWECSRSICPLFYWLKNFKGNKESTMICAGPKHMQGEKVSDAVETYNICSEVQVVNTEKSHVVPQTPQKPLIIPKPTTLKSDPSRSTLETPSPSPGFQIPGTEQEYEHVSFHKIIAGSVALFLSVAMILLVIYVSWKRYPASMKQLQQHSLMKRRRKKTRESERQMNSPLQEYYVDYKPTNSETMDISVNGSGPCTYTISGSRECEV; this is encoded by the exons ATGG GTTTCCATTTAATTACGCAGCTGAGAGGCATGCGTGTGGTGCTAGTGCTACTTCCTACACTGCTGCTTGTTATGCTCACGGGGGCTCAGAGAGCTTGCCCAAAGAACTGCAGATGTGATGGCAAAATTGTGTACTGTGAGTCTCATGCTTTTGCAGATATTCCTGAGAACATTTCTGGAGGGTCACAAGGCTTATCATTAAGGTTCAACAGCATTCAGAAACTCAAATCCAATCAGTTTGCCAGCCTTAACCAGCTTATATGGCTTTATCTTGACCATAATTACATTAGCTCAGTGGATGAAGATGCATTTCAAGGCATCCGTAGACTGAAAGAATTAATTCTAAGCTCCAACAAAATTACCTATCTGCACAATAAAACATTTCACCCGGTTCCCAATCTGCGCAGTCTGGACCTCTCCTACAATAAGCTTCAGTCATTGCAATCTGAACAATTTAAAGGCCTTCGGAAACTTATCATTTTGCACTTGAGATCTAACTCATTAAAGACTGTACCAATCAGAGTTTTTCAAGACTGTCGAAATCTTGACTTTTTGGATTTGGGCTATAATCGTCTTCGAAGCTTGTCGCGAAATGCTTTTGCTGGCCTTTTGAAGTTAAAAGAGCTCCACTTGGAGCACAATCAGTTTTCCAAGATCAACTTTGCTCATTTTCCACGTCTCTTCAACCTCCGTTCAATTTACTTACAATGGAACAGAATTCGCTCCATTAGCCAAGGCTTGACATGGACCTGGAGTTCCTTACACAACTTGGATTTATCAGGGAATGATATCCAAGGAATTGAGCCAGGCACATTTAAATGTTTGCCCAATTTGCAAAAATTGAATTTGGATTCCAACAAGCTTACCAACATCTCACAGGAAACTGTCAATGCATGGATATCATTAATATCCATCACTTTGTCTGGGAATATGTGGGAATGCAGTCGGAGCATTTGTCCTCTATTTTATTGGCTTAagaatttcaaaggaaataaGGAAAGCACCATGATATGTGCAGGACCTAAGCACATGCAAGGTGAAAAGGTTAGTGATGCAGTGGAAACATATAATATCTGCTCTGAAGTCCAAGTGGTCAACACAGAAAAATCACACGTGGTACCCCAAACTCCCCAGAAGCCTCTGATTATCCCTAAACCTACAACCTTGAAATCTGACCCTAGCCGGTCCACCCTTGAAACACCAAGCCCTTCCCCGGGGTTTCAgattcctggcacagagcaagaGTATGAGCATGTTTCATTCCACAAAATTATTGCAGGGAGCGTGGCTCTCTTTCTTTCAGTGGCTATGATCCTCTTGGTAATCTATGTGTCTTGGAAACGCTACCCAGCCAGCATGAAACAACTTCAGCAACACTCTCTTATGAAGAGGCGGCGGAAAAAGACCAGAGAGTCTGAGAGACAAATGAATTCCCCTTTACAGGAGTATTATGTGGACTACAAGCCTACGAACTCTGAGACCATGGATATATCGGTTAATGGATCTGGGCCCTGCACATATACCATCTCTGGCTCCAGGGAATGTGAGGTATGA